From Nicotiana tabacum cultivar K326 chromosome 20, ASM71507v2, whole genome shotgun sequence, one genomic window encodes:
- the LOC107828400 gene encoding protein SIEVE ELEMENT OCCLUSION B isoform X2, with protein MASHSLTARPQPVSRRERPVFSMSDDHAMSKKILNTHSPNGREVDVDIILQVIEGIFQHIHGALQDSTDRESMETSKLEENASFAFDDFHLEGLAYIMHKVSCQFSGGGDAHATTMEILGMLSSYQWDTKLVLTLASFSIIYGEFWLVAQKFATHPLAKMVALLKQLPDIIEHAAALKSRFDAINNLLKAILDITKCIIEFKRLPSQYISEDQPSMSVAFAYFPTAVYWTIKSIVACASQLTSLLGMSNELISATTTDTWEMSSSTHKLNNISDHLRAELERCYEHIQEKKHTEYYQMLVHLFETTQLDNMKINKALIYIKDDLLPLEVGTMHTRANIDVLRRKTVLLLISDLDITPEEVLILATVYNESRGRSELQYEIVWLPISDRSREWNEGYEHKFKELQALMPWYTLHHPSLLEPAAIKFVKERWHFSKKMMLVALDPQQGKVVCQNAIHMAWIWGNLAYPFTMAKQDELWSIESWRLELVVDGIDQNIIEWMTAGKYICLYGGEDVEWIEKFTTSAKGVAHRAGIDLHMIYVGKSSKKDRVRRINIIIRKENLSYCLDDVMSVWYFWKRLESMFYSKMQLGQTIKDDKIMQEVLTMLSFDGSDQGWVLISRGSFEMARANSVVITKTLEDFHVWEEDAREKGFVLALIDYFLHLHTPQHCNRLILPGLDVDIPEMITCAECGRPMDKFFMYRCCTD; from the exons ATGGCTAGTCATTCTTTAACAGCTAGGCCTCAGCCAGTAAGTAGGCGTGAACGTCCAGTTTTCTCAATGTCTGATGATCATGCAATGTCCAAGAAAATCCTGAATACTCATTCTCCCAATGGTCGTGAAGTCGATGTGGACATCATCCTTCAAGTCATTGAGGGGATTTTTCAACATATCCATGGCGCtttacag GATAGTACTGATCGTGAAAGCATGGAAACATCAAAACTAGAAGAGAACGCCTCATTTGCCTTTGACGACTTCCATCTTGAAGGATTGGCTTATATCATGCACAAAGTCTCCTGCCAA TTCTCAGGAGGAGGGGATGCCCATGCAACAACAATGGAAATCTTAGGGATGCTCTCTAGTTATCAATGGGATACAAAACTAGTCTTAACCTTGGCATCATTTTCCATAATCTATGGAGAATTCTGGCTGGTAGCTCAGAAATTTGCTACTCACCCTTTGGCCAAAATGGTGGCTCTCTTGAAACAGCTACCTGATATAATTGAACATGCTGCTGCTCTCAAGTCGCGATTCGATGccatcaacaacctcctcaaagctATTTTGGACATAACCAAATGCATCATTGAATTCAAGAGGCTTCCATCTCAGTACATCTCTGAAGATCAACCATCTATGTCTGTGGCTTTTGCCTACTTCCCTACTGCAGTTTATTGGACCATCAAAAGTATTGTCGCTTGTGCTTCCCAGCTTACTAGCCTTCTTGGCATGAGTAATGA GTTGATATCAGCTACTACAACAGACACATGGGAAATGTCAAGCTCCACGCACAAGCTGAACAACATTAGTGATCACCTTAGAGCTGAATTGGAGCGTTGCTATGAACATATTC AGGAGAAGAAACATACAGAGTATTATCAAATGCTTGTGCACTTATTTGAGACAACCCAACTCGACAACATGAAGATAAACAAGGCACTTATCTACATCAAAGATGATTTACTGCCACTTGAAGTTGGAACTATGCACACCAGG GCCAATATTGACGTGCTGAGAAGAAAGACCGTCTTGCTGCTAATATCTGATCTTGATATTACCCCAGAAGAGGTATTAATACTTGCCACTGTCTACAATGAATCAAGAGGAAGGTCAGAACTTCAATACGAAATAGTGTGGCTTCCAATTTCTGATAGATCAAGGGAATGGAACGAAGGGTACGAACACAAATTTAAAGAATTACAAGCACTTATGccttggtacacattgcaccatCCTTCTTTGTTAGAGCCAGCAGCGATCAAGTTTGTCAAAGAAAGGTGGCATTTCTCTAAGAAGATGATGCTTGTAGCCTTAGATCCACAACAAGGTAAAGTGGTTTGTCAAAATGCAATCCACATGGCTTGGATTTGGGGAAATTTGGCCTATCCATTCACTATGGCCAAACAAGATGAGCTCTGGAGCATTGAGTCTTGGAGACTTGAGCTAGTAGTTGATGGCATCGATCAAAATATAATTGAATGG ATGACGGCGGGGAAGTATATCTGTCTATATGGAGGAGAAGACGTCGAATGGATAGAAAAATTTACGACTTCTGCTAAAGGAGTGGCACATAGAGCTGGCATTGATCTGCATATGATCTATGTTGGAAAGAGCAGCAAAAAGGATCGAGTTCGCAGGATCAATATCATtataagaaaagaaaatctaagtTATTGCTTGGATGATGTGATGTCAGTTTGGTACTTTTGGAAAAGACTAGAGAGTATGTTCTATTCGAAAATGCAGTTAGGACAAACAATCAAAGATGACAAGATTATGCAAGAAGTGTTAACAATGTTGAGTTTTGATGGGAGTGATCAAGGATGGGTACTCATTAGCAGAGGATCATTTGAGATGGCCAGAGCCAATAGTGTAGTAATAACTAAGACTTTGGAAGATTTTCATGTTTGGGAAGAAGATGCAAGAGAAAAGGGATTTGTGTTAGCTCTTATTGATTACTTCCTTCATCTGCACACACCACAGCACTGCAATCGCCTAATTCTTCCGGGACTTGATGTGGACATTCCAGAAATGATAACGTGTGCTGAATGTGGGAGACCAATGGATAAGTTCTTCATGTATCGTTGCTGCACCGATTGA
- the LOC107828400 gene encoding protein SIEVE ELEMENT OCCLUSION B isoform X1, which translates to MASHSLTARPQPVSRRERPVFSMSDDHAMSKKILNTHSPNGREVDVDIILQVIEGIFQHIHGALQDSTDRESMETSKLEENASFAFDDFHLEGLAYIMHKVSCQLTCKFSGGGDAHATTMEILGMLSSYQWDTKLVLTLASFSIIYGEFWLVAQKFATHPLAKMVALLKQLPDIIEHAAALKSRFDAINNLLKAILDITKCIIEFKRLPSQYISEDQPSMSVAFAYFPTAVYWTIKSIVACASQLTSLLGMSNELISATTTDTWEMSSSTHKLNNISDHLRAELERCYEHIQEKKHTEYYQMLVHLFETTQLDNMKINKALIYIKDDLLPLEVGTMHTRANIDVLRRKTVLLLISDLDITPEEVLILATVYNESRGRSELQYEIVWLPISDRSREWNEGYEHKFKELQALMPWYTLHHPSLLEPAAIKFVKERWHFSKKMMLVALDPQQGKVVCQNAIHMAWIWGNLAYPFTMAKQDELWSIESWRLELVVDGIDQNIIEWMTAGKYICLYGGEDVEWIEKFTTSAKGVAHRAGIDLHMIYVGKSSKKDRVRRINIIIRKENLSYCLDDVMSVWYFWKRLESMFYSKMQLGQTIKDDKIMQEVLTMLSFDGSDQGWVLISRGSFEMARANSVVITKTLEDFHVWEEDAREKGFVLALIDYFLHLHTPQHCNRLILPGLDVDIPEMITCAECGRPMDKFFMYRCCTD; encoded by the exons ATGGCTAGTCATTCTTTAACAGCTAGGCCTCAGCCAGTAAGTAGGCGTGAACGTCCAGTTTTCTCAATGTCTGATGATCATGCAATGTCCAAGAAAATCCTGAATACTCATTCTCCCAATGGTCGTGAAGTCGATGTGGACATCATCCTTCAAGTCATTGAGGGGATTTTTCAACATATCCATGGCGCtttacag GATAGTACTGATCGTGAAAGCATGGAAACATCAAAACTAGAAGAGAACGCCTCATTTGCCTTTGACGACTTCCATCTTGAAGGATTGGCTTATATCATGCACAAAGTCTCCTGCCAA TTGACATGCAAGTTCTCAGGAGGAGGGGATGCCCATGCAACAACAATGGAAATCTTAGGGATGCTCTCTAGTTATCAATGGGATACAAAACTAGTCTTAACCTTGGCATCATTTTCCATAATCTATGGAGAATTCTGGCTGGTAGCTCAGAAATTTGCTACTCACCCTTTGGCCAAAATGGTGGCTCTCTTGAAACAGCTACCTGATATAATTGAACATGCTGCTGCTCTCAAGTCGCGATTCGATGccatcaacaacctcctcaaagctATTTTGGACATAACCAAATGCATCATTGAATTCAAGAGGCTTCCATCTCAGTACATCTCTGAAGATCAACCATCTATGTCTGTGGCTTTTGCCTACTTCCCTACTGCAGTTTATTGGACCATCAAAAGTATTGTCGCTTGTGCTTCCCAGCTTACTAGCCTTCTTGGCATGAGTAATGA GTTGATATCAGCTACTACAACAGACACATGGGAAATGTCAAGCTCCACGCACAAGCTGAACAACATTAGTGATCACCTTAGAGCTGAATTGGAGCGTTGCTATGAACATATTC AGGAGAAGAAACATACAGAGTATTATCAAATGCTTGTGCACTTATTTGAGACAACCCAACTCGACAACATGAAGATAAACAAGGCACTTATCTACATCAAAGATGATTTACTGCCACTTGAAGTTGGAACTATGCACACCAGG GCCAATATTGACGTGCTGAGAAGAAAGACCGTCTTGCTGCTAATATCTGATCTTGATATTACCCCAGAAGAGGTATTAATACTTGCCACTGTCTACAATGAATCAAGAGGAAGGTCAGAACTTCAATACGAAATAGTGTGGCTTCCAATTTCTGATAGATCAAGGGAATGGAACGAAGGGTACGAACACAAATTTAAAGAATTACAAGCACTTATGccttggtacacattgcaccatCCTTCTTTGTTAGAGCCAGCAGCGATCAAGTTTGTCAAAGAAAGGTGGCATTTCTCTAAGAAGATGATGCTTGTAGCCTTAGATCCACAACAAGGTAAAGTGGTTTGTCAAAATGCAATCCACATGGCTTGGATTTGGGGAAATTTGGCCTATCCATTCACTATGGCCAAACAAGATGAGCTCTGGAGCATTGAGTCTTGGAGACTTGAGCTAGTAGTTGATGGCATCGATCAAAATATAATTGAATGG ATGACGGCGGGGAAGTATATCTGTCTATATGGAGGAGAAGACGTCGAATGGATAGAAAAATTTACGACTTCTGCTAAAGGAGTGGCACATAGAGCTGGCATTGATCTGCATATGATCTATGTTGGAAAGAGCAGCAAAAAGGATCGAGTTCGCAGGATCAATATCATtataagaaaagaaaatctaagtTATTGCTTGGATGATGTGATGTCAGTTTGGTACTTTTGGAAAAGACTAGAGAGTATGTTCTATTCGAAAATGCAGTTAGGACAAACAATCAAAGATGACAAGATTATGCAAGAAGTGTTAACAATGTTGAGTTTTGATGGGAGTGATCAAGGATGGGTACTCATTAGCAGAGGATCATTTGAGATGGCCAGAGCCAATAGTGTAGTAATAACTAAGACTTTGGAAGATTTTCATGTTTGGGAAGAAGATGCAAGAGAAAAGGGATTTGTGTTAGCTCTTATTGATTACTTCCTTCATCTGCACACACCACAGCACTGCAATCGCCTAATTCTTCCGGGACTTGATGTGGACATTCCAGAAATGATAACGTGTGCTGAATGTGGGAGACCAATGGATAAGTTCTTCATGTATCGTTGCTGCACCGATTGA
- the LOC107828400 gene encoding protein SIEVE ELEMENT OCCLUSION B isoform X3 has protein sequence MASHSLTARPQPVSRRERPVFSMSDDHAMSKKILNTHSPNGREVDVDIILQVIEGIFQHIHGALQLTCKFSGGGDAHATTMEILGMLSSYQWDTKLVLTLASFSIIYGEFWLVAQKFATHPLAKMVALLKQLPDIIEHAAALKSRFDAINNLLKAILDITKCIIEFKRLPSQYISEDQPSMSVAFAYFPTAVYWTIKSIVACASQLTSLLGMSNELISATTTDTWEMSSSTHKLNNISDHLRAELERCYEHIQEKKHTEYYQMLVHLFETTQLDNMKINKALIYIKDDLLPLEVGTMHTRANIDVLRRKTVLLLISDLDITPEEVLILATVYNESRGRSELQYEIVWLPISDRSREWNEGYEHKFKELQALMPWYTLHHPSLLEPAAIKFVKERWHFSKKMMLVALDPQQGKVVCQNAIHMAWIWGNLAYPFTMAKQDELWSIESWRLELVVDGIDQNIIEWMTAGKYICLYGGEDVEWIEKFTTSAKGVAHRAGIDLHMIYVGKSSKKDRVRRINIIIRKENLSYCLDDVMSVWYFWKRLESMFYSKMQLGQTIKDDKIMQEVLTMLSFDGSDQGWVLISRGSFEMARANSVVITKTLEDFHVWEEDAREKGFVLALIDYFLHLHTPQHCNRLILPGLDVDIPEMITCAECGRPMDKFFMYRCCTD, from the exons ATGGCTAGTCATTCTTTAACAGCTAGGCCTCAGCCAGTAAGTAGGCGTGAACGTCCAGTTTTCTCAATGTCTGATGATCATGCAATGTCCAAGAAAATCCTGAATACTCATTCTCCCAATGGTCGTGAAGTCGATGTGGACATCATCCTTCAAGTCATTGAGGGGATTTTTCAACATATCCATGGCGCtttacag TTGACATGCAAGTTCTCAGGAGGAGGGGATGCCCATGCAACAACAATGGAAATCTTAGGGATGCTCTCTAGTTATCAATGGGATACAAAACTAGTCTTAACCTTGGCATCATTTTCCATAATCTATGGAGAATTCTGGCTGGTAGCTCAGAAATTTGCTACTCACCCTTTGGCCAAAATGGTGGCTCTCTTGAAACAGCTACCTGATATAATTGAACATGCTGCTGCTCTCAAGTCGCGATTCGATGccatcaacaacctcctcaaagctATTTTGGACATAACCAAATGCATCATTGAATTCAAGAGGCTTCCATCTCAGTACATCTCTGAAGATCAACCATCTATGTCTGTGGCTTTTGCCTACTTCCCTACTGCAGTTTATTGGACCATCAAAAGTATTGTCGCTTGTGCTTCCCAGCTTACTAGCCTTCTTGGCATGAGTAATGA GTTGATATCAGCTACTACAACAGACACATGGGAAATGTCAAGCTCCACGCACAAGCTGAACAACATTAGTGATCACCTTAGAGCTGAATTGGAGCGTTGCTATGAACATATTC AGGAGAAGAAACATACAGAGTATTATCAAATGCTTGTGCACTTATTTGAGACAACCCAACTCGACAACATGAAGATAAACAAGGCACTTATCTACATCAAAGATGATTTACTGCCACTTGAAGTTGGAACTATGCACACCAGG GCCAATATTGACGTGCTGAGAAGAAAGACCGTCTTGCTGCTAATATCTGATCTTGATATTACCCCAGAAGAGGTATTAATACTTGCCACTGTCTACAATGAATCAAGAGGAAGGTCAGAACTTCAATACGAAATAGTGTGGCTTCCAATTTCTGATAGATCAAGGGAATGGAACGAAGGGTACGAACACAAATTTAAAGAATTACAAGCACTTATGccttggtacacattgcaccatCCTTCTTTGTTAGAGCCAGCAGCGATCAAGTTTGTCAAAGAAAGGTGGCATTTCTCTAAGAAGATGATGCTTGTAGCCTTAGATCCACAACAAGGTAAAGTGGTTTGTCAAAATGCAATCCACATGGCTTGGATTTGGGGAAATTTGGCCTATCCATTCACTATGGCCAAACAAGATGAGCTCTGGAGCATTGAGTCTTGGAGACTTGAGCTAGTAGTTGATGGCATCGATCAAAATATAATTGAATGG ATGACGGCGGGGAAGTATATCTGTCTATATGGAGGAGAAGACGTCGAATGGATAGAAAAATTTACGACTTCTGCTAAAGGAGTGGCACATAGAGCTGGCATTGATCTGCATATGATCTATGTTGGAAAGAGCAGCAAAAAGGATCGAGTTCGCAGGATCAATATCATtataagaaaagaaaatctaagtTATTGCTTGGATGATGTGATGTCAGTTTGGTACTTTTGGAAAAGACTAGAGAGTATGTTCTATTCGAAAATGCAGTTAGGACAAACAATCAAAGATGACAAGATTATGCAAGAAGTGTTAACAATGTTGAGTTTTGATGGGAGTGATCAAGGATGGGTACTCATTAGCAGAGGATCATTTGAGATGGCCAGAGCCAATAGTGTAGTAATAACTAAGACTTTGGAAGATTTTCATGTTTGGGAAGAAGATGCAAGAGAAAAGGGATTTGTGTTAGCTCTTATTGATTACTTCCTTCATCTGCACACACCACAGCACTGCAATCGCCTAATTCTTCCGGGACTTGATGTGGACATTCCAGAAATGATAACGTGTGCTGAATGTGGGAGACCAATGGATAAGTTCTTCATGTATCGTTGCTGCACCGATTGA